From Bicyclus anynana chromosome 7, ilBicAnyn1.1, whole genome shotgun sequence, the proteins below share one genomic window:
- the LOC112058156 gene encoding MATH and LRR domain-containing protein PFE0570w isoform X6, giving the protein MEEDAGVKAPVTRLRRRLSVEQTEESKSPAVSTPTKKRGGRKAAKPELELIDENTPTNTTTRKATTKTTTKDVVEPEEKNLTPARRTTRIKSNTSIISETALAVESPRAKRAARRASTTGSDYEAAVTPIRQTRRTRKDSTSSIEKEPQQPPPKQEIQITEVIIEEPDSITTVKSTPQPEKTPSTNPRKSPRLLEKINKTSPGKVIEQSSDESKPATNHSKNSADSISISQQEPTDNSKRDSETSQDALSTVSDSIIKEVNTTPKKSKLRKSFSSAESKENLTKRNRTKSWTNLSASSNSKLYSDNENAQNGIINDLKTPLVILNNVSSIHSSSNASLNQDQNIADKSISSPKKKDCVNLQVENIDVPDKTNSIQNKNKTESETVSLDKYMNTKQQSKDALASEIFKKNPSRDMKVTLFIEDTPDSNSDKINLQTSHDNEDQCVPEVVHPVETFQSELNSFSSTLDKQNMLNKSKEPRDNDCEPMDIDETIPENLIMAGAQTPEKNTSSIKLSSTNLHTSNLTTEEMENVSRRQSSIIQSLNKSEIATKSTLILSQIKDSPTGVVNNLGKSLQVSNNELLSQSVDDLNITQESDVKKKLSLHYSTSTPLQDKNIQKLKGIQVNTSIIAMQNNDSKNIINHVGNLSKNQYENLSDKNDSVASHDGNLKDTLKRENSERNTDTSKNKGKGRNSSKKYIENEMIHSSEDEKMYSEKDKSIDNHTNISINDKKVCTSQNKSKSADIPSEEKHINESDDDNAETSSLRNEVFNASGNYKPEEKDIKSDMVNSSQNEKMESDGDTSIDNNTNINLSDKNACKLENESKSADLLSEKQNTSSESEEEYESDEDSVEKSNLLDDEAFDAGDDYESGDSQDDSERQFEKENEIIDKGVTLTSEEEFSDDSDYEKDSFLVSSNEEDNELLDGSDDDLSMSDNELKMTTTSKKKFNERKVKEQKKASREMFESRHKLNSSKNSSNASILSATKNKKRLQISSSESEEDIPAKPKKYNRLRLDSTKEASLLNDESEHKISKKKNRHLPDTSSSDESIPKEKEITICDETIKESDPLSQIKTEPKTPIKSANSSIAFMDTENVNNDEIDKNESTMTQIEVDDPLQATMAADDESLSSDNENIMQNYDSVLQDLNKNKNSKVKACDISLNLDNKKKKTAKVALVDELNLTQLKSPRRTKSKHTEEVNNSAEEMLSNTAEDASSDSIDLHLLFSEDSNSSETSALQNKMKTANDDSEVFIPLKKTEAKTDIRESKDEEQSMEVSFNQSIVKANKRKSQQHESTSSGDEHPSFFIDTVGTLGDPSDKTHDDSLKINKKQSTENSSFAMEKSVNKSVSNAKAQENSEDDSPLEISYKKEKKRSSKVADVSSVAFEKDTNDKMSNSKTPSSEKKKKNKSMDANISVQATEDLVADQTINKSILKTPGSEKKHKKKSMDANITVQEDCVADKTVNKSITKTPASGKKRKKKSMDADDILEQADSEAEQTINKSTNNTPGSEKKLKKKSIGAELVVLEDYVADKTINKSITEMPGSEKKRKKKSMNADISEQAETTDVADKTHNKSIAKTPNSEKKHKKKSMNADISEQADSVTDTINKSITEIPDSEKKQRKSVNADISEQADPVADKTLNKSIAKTPASEKKLKNKSMDAESSEQADIVCDSTENKSTSKISNSEKQNKHQSGSHAGQNDEITENTEISSKKRKRQSSLNTTKEEIHPTDVAEVLKDSLGNEKKKRKIATEDATATVSVEITVKRNRKRKEPEQDVPSNQTKKMVKEAPVFNKVPRLPSTVLKQLDNAPDKQVLNQKPEVISTTQFLVQEAKRRKTKPSNYLEESIYLNDHTENTRNVKKRLEKPKVLPFVPTASTSSSGFTTNFKINVVPNEFKFVAQSNSVSQSFKDNYLYGPKIKRVGTYDLHKRRRNIKLSKF; this is encoded by the exons ATGGAAGAAGACGCAGGCGTCAAAG CTCCTGTGACACGTTTAAGAAGAAGACTGTCTGTTGAACAGACAGAAGAGAGCAAATCACCAGCTGTCAGCACGCCAACTAAGAAAAGAGGTGGCCGGAAGGCTGCAAAACCGGAACTAGAACTAATTGATGAAAACa cTCCGACTAACACAACAACAAGAAAGGCAACAACAAAGACAACAACAAAAGATGTTGTGGAACCTGAAGAGAAGAATTTGACACCAGCAAGACGGACAACAAGAATTAAATCAAACACCAGCATTATATCTGAGACAGCTCTTGCAGTTGAGTCACCCAGAGCTAAAAGAGCTGCTCGCAGAGCATCAACTACAG GCAGTGATTATGAAGCGGCTGTCACACCTATCAGACAAACCCGTAGGACTAGAAAAGACTCTACTTCTAGCATTGAAAAAG AACCACAACAACCTCCTCCTAAACAAGAAATACAAATAACTGAAGTTATCATAGAAGAACCTGATAGTATTACTACTGTAAAGTCTACACCTCAGCCTGAAAAAACTCCATCAACAAATCCCCGTAAAAGCCCTCGACTATtagagaaaattaataaaacttctCCTGGTAAAGTAATTGAGCAATCCTCTGATGAAAGTAAGCCAGCTACTAATCATAGTAAAAATAGTGCAGATTCAATTAGCATTTCCCAACAAGAACCTACAGACAACTCAAAAAGGGATTCTGAAACATCACAAGATGCATTGTCAACTGTCAGCGATAGTATAATAAAAGAAGTAAACACTACACCGAAAAAGTCAAAATTACGTAAAAGTTTTTCAAGTGCAGAAAGTAAAGAAAACTTAACGAAAAGAAATCGAACTAAATCATGGACAAATCTATCTGCCTCAAGTAATAGTAAATTATATAGTGACAATGAGAATGCTCAAAATGGAATTATAAATGATCTTAAAACACCTTTGGTTATTCTAAACAATGTTAGCTCGATACATTCTTCATCAAATGCAAGTTTGAATCAAGATCAAAACATAGCAGACAAATCCATTTCaagtccaaaaaaaaaagactgtGTGAATTTACAAGTTGAGAACATAGATGTACCTGACAAGACAAATAGCATTCAGAATAAAAATAAGACAGAAAGCGAAACTGTTTCGCTTGATAAATACATGAATACTAAACAACAAAGTAAAGATGCATTAGCAAGTgaaatttttaagaaaaatccaAGCAGGGACATGAAGGTAACGCTATTTATAGAAGATACACCTGACTCCAATTCCGATAAAATAAATCTGCAAACAAGCCATGATAATGAAGACCAATGTGTTCCAGAGGTAGTGCATCCCGTTGAGACATTTCAATCAGAATTAAACTCGTTCTCATCAACTTTagataaacaaaatatgttaaACAAATCTAAAGAGCCAAGAGACAACGATTGTGAACCAATGGATATCGATGAAACTATACCTGAAAATTTAATCATGGCTGGTGCGCAAACCCCTGAAAAGAATACAAGTAGCATTAAATTGTCGTCTACTAATCTTCATACCTCAAATTTAACTACTGAAGAAATGGAAAATGTATCCAGAAGACAGTCTTCTATTATTCAAAGCTTAAATAAAAGTGAAATAGCCACTAAAAGTACCCTTATATTGTCACAAATAAAAGATTCGCCTACCGGGGTTGTCAATAATCTGGGGAAATCACTTCAAGTCTCAAATAATGAACTTTTATCGCAATCCGTAGACGACTTAAATATAACTCAAGAAagtgatgtaaaaaaaaaattatctcttCATTATTCAACAAGTACTCCTTTAcaagataaaaatattcaaaagctTAAAGGAATACAAGTCAACACTTCAATCATTGCTATGCAAAATAATGATagcaaaaatattatcaatcatGTTGGTAATTTATCGAAGAATCAATATGAAAATCTTTCCGATAAAAATGACAGCGTGGCGTCACATGACGGCAATCTAAAAGATACTCTGAAAAGAGAGAACTCCGAAAGAAACACTGACACGAGCAAAAATAAAGGGAAAGGCAGAAACTCGTCAAAAAAGtatattgaaaatgaaatgattCACTCCTCTGAAGATGAAAAAATGTATTCTGAAAAAGATAAATCAATTGataatcatactaatataagcATTAACGACAAAAAGGTATGCACATCACAAAATAAAAGCAAATCTGCAGATATACCTTCTGAAGAAAAACACATCAATGAGTCCGACGACGACAATGCAGAAACAAGCAGTTTACGTAATGAAGTATTCAATGCTAGTGGCAACTATAAGCCTGAGGAAAAGGATATCAAAAGTGATATGGTAaactcttctcagaatgaaaaaATGGAGTCTGACGGAGATACATCAATTGATAACAATACAAATATCAATCTTAGCGACAAAAACGCATGCAAATTAGAAAACGAAAGCAAATCTGCAGATTTACtctctgaaaaacaaaatacttcaTCAGAGTCAGAGGAAGAATATGAATCTGATGAAGACTCGGTAGAAAAAAGCAATTTACTTGATGATGAAGCATTCGATGCTGGTGACGACTATGAGTCTGGGGATAGTCAAGATGACAGTGAACGAcaatttgaaaaagaaaatgagaTCATAGATAAAGGTGTAACGTTAACAAGTGAAGAAGAATTTTCTGACGATTCTGACTATGAAAAAGACTCGTTCTTAGTAAGTTCCAATGAAGAAGATAATGAATTATTAGATGGTTCTGATGACGACTTGTCGATGAGTGATAATGAACTTAAAATGACTACTACGTCCAAGAAAAAGTTCAatgaaagaaaagtaaaagagCAAAAGAAAGCTTCCAGAGAAATGTTTGAGTCACGGCATAAATTAAACTCTTCAAAAAATAGTTCAAATGCAAGCATATTAAGTGCGACCAAAAATAAGAAACGTCTCCAGATTAGTTCCTCAGAATCAGAGGAAGATATACCAGCGaagccaaaaaaatataatagattaCGATTAGACTCTACCAAAGAGGCTAGTTTACTAAACGACGAAAGTGAGCACAAGATTtcgaaaaagaaaaatagacacCTTCCTGATACCAGCAGTAGCGATGAAAGTATACCAAAGGAAAAAGAAATAACCATCTGTGATGAAACAATTAAAGAAAGTGACCCATTATCTCAGATAAAAACAGAACCCAAGACTCCAATAAAAAGTGCCAACTCTTCTATAGCGTTTATGGATACAGAAAacgttaataatgatgaaatagaTAAAAATGAATCAACAATGACTCAAATCGAGGTTGACGATCCATTGCAAGCTACAATGGCTGCAGATGACGAGTCTCTCAGTAGTGACAATGAAAATATAATGCAGAATTATGACTCAGTATTGCaagatttaaacaaaaacaaaaattcaaaagtcAAAGCCTGTGACATTTCATTAAACCTagacaataaaaagaaaaagacagCGAAGGTTGCTCTAGTAGACGAGTTAAATTTAACTCAACTAAAATCGCCTAGAAGAACAAAAAGTAAACATACAGAAGAGGTTAATAACAGTGCCGAAGAAATGCTAAGCAACACAGCAGAAGACGCGTCATCAGATTCTATTGATTTACATTTGTTATTCTCCGAAGACAGTAATAGTAGTGAAACTTCGGCGTTGCAGAATAAAATGAAGACGGCTAATGATGACTCTGAAGTATTTATACCTTTGAAAAAAACTGAAGCCAAAACAGACATTCGTGAAAGTAAAG ATGAAGAGCAATCTATGGAAGTATCATTCAATCAAAGTATTGTTAAGGCAAATAAACGAAAGTCTCAACAACATGAAAGTACTTCAA GCGGAGATGAACATCCCAGCTTCTTTATTGACACTGTGGGAACACTGGGTGATCCATCAGACAAAACGCATGATGACAGTTTaaagataaacaaaaaacaatcgACAGAAAAcagta GCTTTGCAATGGAAAAATCAGTGAATAAGTCAGTCAGTAATGCAAAAGCCCAAGAAAATTCTGAAGATGATTCTCCTCTTGAGATCtcgtataaaaaagaaaagaaacgaTCTTCCAAAGTGGCAGATGTTTCTTCTGTGGCATTTGAAAAAG ATACCAATGACAAAATGTCCAATTCTAAAACACCGTCCAgcgaaaagaaaaagaaaaacaaatcaatGGATGCTAATATTTCCGTACAAGCAACAGAAg ATCTTGTAGCAGACCAAACTATCAATAAATCAATTCTTAAAACGCCTGGTAGCGAAAAGaaacataaaaagaaatcaATGGATGCAAATATTACAGTACAAGAAG ATTGTGTAGCAGACAAAACTGTCAATAAGTCAATCACTAAAACTCCTGCCAGTGGAAAGAAACGTAAAAAGAAATCAATGGATGCTGATGATATCTTGGAACAAGCAG ATTCTGAAGCAGAGCAAACTATTAATAAATCAACTAATAATACACCCGGCAGCGAAAAGAAACttaaaaagaaatcaatagGAGCTGAACTTGTAGTACTAGAAG ATTATGTAGCagataaaactatcaataagTCAATCACTGAAATGCCCGGCAGCGAAAAGAAACGTAAAAAGAAATCAATGAATGCTGATATTTCGGAACAAGCAG AGACCACAGATGTAGCAGACAAAACTCACAATAAGTCAATCGCTAAAACGCCCAACAGTGAAAAGaaacataaaaagaaatcaATGAATGCTGATATTTCAGAGCAAGCAG ATTCTGTAACAGATACTATCAACAAGTCAATCACTGAAATTCCCGACAGCGAAAAGAAACAAAGGAAATCAGTGAATGCTGATATTTCGGAACAAGCAG ATCCTGTGGCAGACAAAACTCTCAATAAGTCGATCGCTAAAACTCCCGCAAGtgaaaagaaactaaaaaataaatcaatggaTGCTGAAAGTTCGGAACAAGCAG ATATCGTTTGTGACAGTACTGAAAACAAATCTACTTCGAAAATTTCTAACAGCGAAAAGCAAAATAAACACCAGTCGGGATCTCATGCTGGACAAAATG ACGAAATCACAGAAAATACTGAAATAAGTTCCAAGAAACGCAAACGGCAATCATCTCTGAATACCACAAAAGAGGAAATACATCCTACTG ATGTCGCTGAGGTATTGAAAGACTCGCTCGgcaatgaaaagaaaaaacgGAAGATTGCTACAGAAGACGCAACGGCTACGGTTTCAG tTGAAATAACCGTCAAGAGAAACAGAAAGAGAAAAGAACCAGAACAAGATGTACCATCAAATCAAACCAAAAAG ATGGTGAAGGAAGCGCCAGTGTTTAACAAAGTGCCACGTCTGCCTTCTACTGTGTTGAAGCAATTAGATAATGCACCGGACAAACAAGTGTTAAACCAAAAACCTGAAGTGATATCAACAACACAATTCCTCGTTCAAGAAGCAAAAAGGAGGAAGACAAAACCATCGAACTATTTAGAAGAGAGTATTTACCTCAATGATCATACTGAAAACACAAGAAATGTCAAGAAACGTCTTGAAAAGCCAAAAGTTCTACCGTTTGTACCCACAGCATCGACATCTAGCAGCGGCTTtacaacaaactttaaaattaatgttgtaCCCAATGAATTCAAATTTGTTGCCCAATCAAATTCAGTCAGTCAAAGTTTCAAGGACAATTATTTGTATGGCCCTAAAATTAAACGCGTAGGCACGTATGATTTACACAAAAGACGAAGAAACATAAAATTGTCCaaattctaa